The genomic interval CAGTTCGTGCGAGACCATCGAGACAAACTCGTTCTTCAGCCGGTCCAGGCTCTGCAATTTGTCGTTGGCCTGGCGCAGTTCCTCGTTCTGGTCCGCCAGCGCGCTGTACGCTTCTTGCAGCTCGCGGGTGCGCTGCCGTACTTTGTCCTCCAGTTCGTGGTTCAACTGCCGGATGGCGTTCTCGGCCCGCACGCGCTCACTGATATCGCGCAGCACGGCAGCCGTGCCCAGCGGGCGGCCCTGCGGATCGCGAATCGTGGTGCGCGTCAACTCGACCGGAATGCGTGCGCCGTCTTTGGCCACCCGCATCGTCTCGAAACCGCGCAGGAAACCGTGCTCCGACGTCCGCTTCTCGATCTCGGCAAATTCATCGACGCGGTCAGGCGGCACAATAACATTGAAATGCCGACCCGCGATCTCGTCGGCTCGCCAGCCAAACATCATCTCGGCGCCGCGGTTCCAGAGTTGGATGTTGCCCTGCATGTCGATACCGATGATCGCGTCGGCCACCGTCGCGCTGACCGTGGCCATATACTGCTCGCGCGCGCGCACCTCTTCCAGCCGCCGCGACTGCTCCTCCATTTGAAGGTAAACCAGATGCAGGAGGATGCCGATCAGCATCGGGCCGACTACCGCATAGGCGATTAATTGAAATGGGAATGCGCCGAATGGCTGATTATAGATGACGTTGTGAATCAGTTCAACTGCGACCACCGTGACAAACGCCACGATTGGAATCAGCCAGCGCAACGTCTTGATTTCGGGCCGCGTTGAGAGGATCGGATGACGCAAGGAAACTGGCAGTGTGCTCACAATGCCGATTGTACGAGGGCGCACAAAATCGAATAGGGTCAGATGCCCCTGATTGTTTGGGACATCGCCTACTCGTCGTATTATGAAAGCGTATGGGGTGTCTTGCCGCCTATCGGGCGGTCTTCGGACGCATTATGGATAGGTTGCGGCGCTACTAACCTCCACCGTGCTGGCTTTGTCATCGG from Chloroflexota bacterium carries:
- a CDS encoding PAS domain S-box protein, yielding MSTLPVSLRHPILSTRPEIKTLRWLIPIVAFVTVVAVELIHNVIYNQPFGAFPFQLIAYAVVGPMLIGILLHLVYLQMEEQSRRLEEVRAREQYMATVSATVADAIIGIDMQGNIQLWNRGAEMMFGWRADEIAGRHFNVIVPPDRVDEFAEIEKRTSEHGFLRGFETMRVAKDGARIPVELTRTTIRDPQGRPLGTAAVLRDISERVRAENAIRQLNHELEDKVRQRTRELQEAYSALADQNEELRQANDKLQSLDRLKNEFVSMVSHELRAPLTNINGSLELMRADCDQHNPTCRQAFTIVNDQTDRLGRLIKGVLNVARIEAGALFLQSSAFDMTEVMDHVIATVRARAGSYRFRRVAETPLHPAWGDRDRINEVLLNLLDNAVKYSDEGSLITLQAYQRGAEVVVTVTDQGQGIPPEEKDRIFEKFYRVDGSDAQQIYGHGLGLYISRKMIEAMRGRMWVESELGRGSTFSYTVPIAATPAAEGEGVQ